The genomic stretch GGACAAGCTGGACGAGCAGGCCGAAGCCGAGGAGGAGCTGTTGCGTCGGCTGGTGGCGCTCAACGCGGAGCGCGCGGCCGAAGAGGCGCGAGGGCATGTGCGTTGGCTGCGCCCAGACTTCCAGGCCCCCACGCAGGAGACAGGCGGGGTGCAAGGCACGCTCGCCGGCACCGACGAAGAGGACGGCGAGGTCACGTCCCCAGCCTCCACGAAGGTGGCCAAGATCACTTGGCCCAAGGCCATGCGCGACCAAATCGCGGCGGTGCGCGGCGCCCTCTCACACGGCGGGAACAGCCCCGAGGCGCTGGCTGGCCAGTTCAAGCGCCGCCCCGAGGCTGCGGTCCGCGCCGTTCTGGAGGCACTCGAGGAGCTGGGGATGGTACGCAAGGAAGAGACCGTCTACCGGCTCACGGCCTGAGCGGGATCACCGCGTGCGTCC from Sandaracinaceae bacterium encodes the following:
- a CDS encoding class I SAM-dependent DNA methyltransferase gives rise to the protein DKLDEQAEAEEELLRRLVALNAERAAEEARGHVRWLRPDFQAPTQETGGVQGTLAGTDEEDGEVTSPASTKVAKITWPKAMRDQIAAVRGALSHGGNSPEALAGQFKRRPEAAVRAVLEALEELGMVRKEETVYRLTA